A genomic region of Polypterus senegalus isolate Bchr_013 chromosome 17, ASM1683550v1, whole genome shotgun sequence contains the following coding sequences:
- the psme3 gene encoding proteasome activator complex subunit 3 codes for MASLLKVDNEMKSKVSAFRERIFSEAEDLVANFFPKKLLELDHFLKDPLINVLDLNEIHSEINLSVPDPILLTNSHDGLEGPQNAKKRKQEDIEENCQGTKVFVMPGGMMKSNNKLVELIEKVKPEIRTLIEKCNTVKMWVQLLIPRIEDGNNFGVSIQEETVAELRTVEGEAASYLDQISRYYITRAKLVSKIAKYPHVEDYRRTVTEIDEKEYISLKIIVSELRNQYVTLHDMILKNIEKIKRPRSSNAETLY; via the exons GCAGAAGACTTAGTTGCAAACTTCTTTCCCAAAAAGTTACTGGAGCTTGACCATTTTCTCAAG gaTCCTCTGATAAATGTTCTCGATTTGAATGAAATCCATTCAGAAATTAATCTGAGTGTGCCTGACCCAATTTTGCTCACAAACAGCCATGATGGACTAGAAGGC CCACAGAATGCAAAAAAGAGGAAGCAGGAAGATATTGAAGAAAACTGCCAAG GTACTAAAGTCTTTGTGATGCCTGGTGGGATGATGAAGAGTAACAACAAGTTGGTGGAACTCATTGAGAAAGTGAAGCCTGAGATCAGAACCCTCATAGAAAAGTGCAACACA gtTAAAATGTGGGTTCAGCTGTTGATTCCCAGAATAgaagatggaaacaactttgggGTGTCTATTCAG GAGGAAACAGTGGCAGAACTTCGAACAGTAGAAGGGGAAGCAGCTTCTTACCTGGACCAAATTTCAAG ATACTACATTACGAGAGCCAAGCTCGTGTCTAAAATCGCAAAATACCCTCATGTG GAGGACTATCGTCGAACTGTGACGGAAATCGATGAGAAGGAATACATCAGCCTGAAGATTATTGTCTCCGAGCTAAGGAACCAGTAT gttacACTGCATGACATGATtctgaaaaacattgaaaaaatcaaGAGGCCCCGAAGCAGCAACGCGGAGACCCTTTACTAA